A window from Triticum aestivum cultivar Chinese Spring chromosome 6D, IWGSC CS RefSeq v2.1, whole genome shotgun sequence encodes these proteins:
- the LOC123144755 gene encoding uncharacterized protein, with protein MAFPAPAAVFLDENLPIHRGKRADGLNARPLKPSAKPSARKALRDVSNTSKPQAPSIQKGHPLKDRSVLKDKSALRSQEAIKKNPLSKTTIYADEATKKCHEWAKGGVEGTHFTGNDAQRLDSDKIDKRVKKKVEKITSALHDWSDVIFDPLLFPAKAVAPFYEEVNVLELEPEILPDISGRLSISGDKAKLTEDSFDEVELDCCSFLEDKPVEFQLRDEISRYPWSLESVN; from the exons ATGGCTTTCCCAGCTCCAGCTGCTGTATTCCTTGATGAGAACCTGCCAATCCATAGAG GCAAGAGGGCTGATGGGCTGAACGCGAGGCCACTGAAACCATCAGCAAAGCCATCAGCAAGGAAGGCCCTGCGGGATGTGTCCAACACCAGCAAGCCCCAAGCGCCTAGCATTCAAAAAGGCCACCCCTTGAAGGACAGGTCCGTCCTGAAAGACAAGTCTGCTCTTCGCAGCCAAGAAGCCATTAAGAAGAATCCACTGAGCAAGACTACAATCTATGCTGATGAAGCCACCAAAAAATGTCATGAATGGGCCAAGGGTGGGGTGGAGGGCACCCACTTCACTGGGAATGATGCTCAGAGGTTGGACAGTGACAAGATAGACAAAC GTGTCAAGAAGAAAGTGGAGAAAATAACGTCAGCATTGCATGACTGGTCAGATGTGATATTTGATCCTCTGCTGTTTCCAGCTAAG GCAGTTGCACCGTTTTATGAAGAAGTAAATGTGCTGGAACTGGAGCCTGAGATTCTTCCAGACATCAGTGGGCGTCTCTCGATTTCAG GCGATAAGGCAAAGCTGACTGAAGATTCTTTTGATGAAGTTGAGCTTGACTGCTGCTCATTCCTGGAGGACAAGCCTGTTGAGTTTCAGCTGAGAGACGAGATAAGTCGTTATCCATGGAGCCTGGAGTCAGTGAACTGA